The following are encoded together in the Mesoplasma sp. JKS002658 genome:
- a CDS encoding DsbA family oxidoreductase: MVKKQVISMWIDFTSAYSYLAYTNLKKALNQTKRYDLIIELKSYQMLPDFDSQNSHQVQGFKKLLHDDQKTFENPKLTQMLKSNGLKLEFKNVKPLNTIDAHQLLHLAKTLDPSFDLTNDLARVFFLNYWSKNKNLASESELLKISHGAGIEQKLVKEVFATNDYLKAVFLDEQEGINQDIQGVPFIVFPNQEKLLGTCSVEQLKRIIREIKLIDEN; the protein is encoded by the coding sequence ATGGTTAAAAAACAGGTTATTTCAATGTGAATTGACTTTACGAGTGCTTATTCTTACCTTGCTTATACAAATTTAAAAAAAGCTTTAAACCAAACCAAGCGTTATGATTTAATCATTGAGTTAAAGTCCTACCAAATGCTTCCAGATTTTGATTCTCAAAATTCTCACCAAGTGCAAGGATTTAAAAAGTTGCTTCATGATGATCAGAAAACTTTTGAAAATCCTAAGTTAACCCAGATGCTAAAGAGTAATGGTTTGAAACTTGAGTTTAAAAATGTTAAACCACTTAATACTATTGATGCGCACCAGTTATTACATTTAGCTAAAACCCTTGATCCGAGTTTTGATTTAACTAACGACTTGGCCCGGGTATTTTTCTTAAATTATTGGAGCAAAAATAAAAATTTAGCATCAGAGAGTGAACTTTTAAAAATTAGTCATGGTGCTGGCATCGAGCAAAAACTGGTTAAGGAAGTTTTTGCTACTAACGATTATTTAAAAGCAGTTTTTCTTGATGAACAAGAGGGAATTAATCAAGATATTCAGGGTGTTCCTTTTATTGTTTTCCCCAATCAAGAAAAACTTTTGGGTACTTGTAGTGTTGAACAATTAAAAAGAATTATTAGAGAAATTAAACTAATTGATGAAAATTAG
- the pepF gene encoding oligoendopeptidase F — protein sequence MKRKDADKKYQWDFSHLYTSVDDWKKDLDQIERLGEEQAKFKGKLNTLENFKLFEGHDQQMALILNKLVVYLHLGDVDQTNTLYQELEGLLTNVWQKVNVQTAWVAPEVKEIGEETILGWIDQESQLAPYRLGYVNFFKEAAHVLSTHDEELLSKVARSRGLIGGMYDSLAFADNQEQKLVYHDQEVVVTGALQLEIMQDSDPVKDQKLRQEVNLLMNKGFIDKKHSFAKVYDGIMQSSSEGIKLRNYPSALAASLQGDNVPVEIYLKLLEVARKNIQVFKDYNLLIKKAFGLEKFYPTDRQLKLVKEYHQTFSVEEAQTIIKEALSVLGEEYLKNLAIAWSPHRIDYYEDTNKTSGAYSTGGNGVEPIILMNWDDKLNSVTTLAHESGHSVHTLFADATQTYPLNEYPIILAEVASTVNEHLVFDYLITHTTDKSEKIYLLQQRIFDLMSTFYRQVQFADFEYRAHSLVEQEVPQTAESLAKLFNEVQLDYGYDVFDSNQESDSQYVWPRVSHFFHSPYYVYKYAIDVTASYKLYTDIKNGNTDSLLTFLKAGGSKDPLDVLKDAGIDFSQETTYEPLIQAMQEMVNELDQLLNQK from the coding sequence ATGAAACGAAAAGATGCGGATAAAAAATATCAATGAGATTTTAGTCATTTGTATACTAGTGTTGATGATTGAAAAAAAGATTTGGATCAAATTGAACGCCTTGGTGAAGAACAAGCCAAGTTCAAAGGAAAACTAAATACCTTAGAAAACTTTAAGTTATTTGAAGGGCATGACCAACAAATGGCATTGATTTTGAATAAATTGGTCGTCTATTTGCATTTGGGTGATGTTGACCAAACCAATACTTTATACCAAGAATTAGAAGGTCTTTTAACAAATGTTTGGCAAAAAGTTAACGTTCAAACTGCTTGGGTTGCTCCAGAAGTAAAAGAAATTGGTGAAGAAACTATTTTGGGATGGATTGATCAAGAGTCTCAATTAGCTCCTTATCGTTTGGGATATGTTAATTTTTTCAAAGAAGCTGCTCACGTTTTATCTACTCATGATGAAGAGTTACTTAGTAAAGTAGCGCGAAGTCGGGGATTAATTGGGGGAATGTATGATAGTCTTGCTTTTGCTGATAACCAAGAGCAAAAACTTGTTTATCACGACCAAGAAGTTGTTGTGACTGGAGCATTACAACTCGAAATTATGCAAGATAGTGATCCAGTTAAAGACCAGAAGTTACGTCAAGAAGTAAATTTGTTAATGAATAAAGGGTTCATTGATAAGAAACATTCTTTTGCTAAAGTTTATGATGGGATTATGCAAAGTTCTAGTGAAGGGATTAAATTAAGAAATTATCCTAGTGCGTTAGCTGCAAGTTTACAAGGTGATAATGTTCCTGTGGAAATTTATTTAAAGTTACTTGAAGTTGCTAGAAAAAACATCCAGGTTTTTAAAGATTATAACTTGTTGATTAAAAAAGCCTTTGGTTTAGAAAAATTTTATCCCACTGATCGACAATTAAAATTGGTAAAAGAATATCACCAAACTTTTAGTGTTGAAGAAGCGCAAACAATTATCAAAGAAGCTTTAAGTGTTTTAGGAGAAGAGTACTTAAAAAATTTAGCAATTGCTTGGTCACCGCACCGGATTGATTATTATGAAGATACCAATAAAACTAGTGGTGCTTATTCTACGGGAGGAAATGGGGTTGAACCAATCATTTTGATGAACTGGGATGATAAGTTAAATTCAGTGACCACCCTTGCTCATGAATCTGGTCATTCGGTGCACACCTTATTTGCTGATGCTACTCAAACCTATCCTTTAAACGAGTATCCAATTATTCTTGCTGAAGTTGCTTCAACAGTTAATGAACATTTGGTTTTTGATTATTTAATTACCCACACTACTGATAAAAGTGAAAAGATTTATCTGTTACAACAACGAATCTTTGATTTAATGTCAACTTTTTATCGTCAGGTACAGTTTGCTGACTTTGAGTATCGTGCACACAGTTTGGTAGAACAAGAAGTACCCCAAACTGCTGAAAGTTTGGCAAAATTATTTAATGAAGTTCAGCTTGATTATGGTTATGATGTTTTTGATTCTAATCAAGAAAGTGATAGTCAATACGTGTGACCACGAGTATCACACTTCTTCCATTCGCCTTATTATGTTTATAAATATGCAATTGATGTAACAGCAAGCTATAAACTTTATACAGATATTAAAAACGGTAATACTGATAGTTTATTAACCTTTTTAAAAGCGGGTGGATCAAAAGATCCTTTGGATGTGTTAAAAGATGCCGGAATTGACTTTAGTCAAGAAACAACTTATGAACCATTAATTCAAGCAATGCAGGAAATGGTTAATGAACTTGACCAATTGCTAAACCAAAAATAG
- a CDS encoding MATE family Na+-driven efflux transporter gives MNFKRYIQQNFINLKTFNWKLFIALCALALLPALYTTIRTFLVSSQTSTSGVDIIGQMEWFDLIDETIKAFLIIPLYAILTKLIREKRFAYITFKIGIIICLLYTLFFIGVYFYAHSLIKFMNPEETDLKAVQDYLQLETIAFIISIIPATINVIFVVVNKSYNIYLFLIFQTVFMVIGDFVFIPRYQVNGVAYSNITANAFITVLSIVLLTIQGYLKISWFKKGDWRILKNWIHIGVFSGLQVFIDNIIYALMVVKMVNMVNEQGNYWVANNFIWTWLLIPITALAEVIKRDAAEDYFQTKETNYYLILLFIVLIWICTIPGWSGFFQVIQKLDNYQEITLIVLKLFGFYIFYALTIIPDALFIGTGKTKYNTINSLIVNLGYYGIWFLCYTTNHLKMTMDLIILMFGWGMVLHFLISQIQQQFFFKKEMFRNYLVPGYLPRKSAFRLILNKISAIKK, from the coding sequence ATGAACTTTAAACGTTATATTCAACAGAATTTCATTAACCTGAAAACTTTTAATTGAAAACTCTTTATTGCGCTGTGCGCTTTAGCACTATTACCAGCACTTTATACAACCATCAGAACTTTTTTAGTCTCTTCACAAACTTCCACTAGTGGAGTAGATATAATCGGTCAAATGGAATGATTTGATTTGATTGATGAAACAATTAAAGCTTTTTTAATTATTCCTTTATACGCGATTCTTACTAAACTAATTAGAGAAAAACGTTTTGCCTACATTACTTTTAAAATTGGGATTATTATTTGTCTTCTATATACTCTTTTCTTCATTGGGGTTTATTTTTATGCTCATTCTTTAATAAAATTCATGAATCCTGAAGAAACCGATTTAAAAGCAGTGCAAGATTATCTTCAATTAGAAACAATCGCCTTTATTATTAGCATCATTCCTGCAACGATTAATGTTATTTTTGTCGTAGTGAACAAAAGTTATAATATCTACCTTTTCTTAATCTTTCAAACTGTCTTTATGGTAATTGGAGATTTTGTTTTTATTCCCCGTTATCAAGTTAATGGCGTTGCCTATTCAAACATTACTGCTAATGCTTTTATCACTGTTCTAAGTATTGTTTTATTAACAATTCAAGGTTATCTAAAAATATCCTGGTTTAAAAAAGGTGATTGAAGAATTTTGAAAAATTGAATCCATATTGGAGTCTTTTCTGGTTTACAAGTTTTTATTGATAATATCATTTATGCTTTAATGGTTGTGAAAATGGTTAATATGGTAAATGAACAAGGAAACTATTGGGTTGCTAATAATTTCATTTGAACTTGATTATTAATTCCAATCACCGCTTTAGCAGAAGTGATCAAACGAGATGCTGCTGAGGACTATTTTCAAACTAAGGAAACTAATTATTACTTAATTTTGCTTTTCATTGTGTTAATTTGAATTTGTACAATTCCTGGTTGAAGTGGTTTTTTCCAAGTAATTCAAAAACTTGATAATTACCAAGAAATTACTCTAATTGTTTTAAAATTGTTTGGTTTTTATATCTTCTATGCTTTAACAATTATTCCTGATGCACTTTTTATCGGTACAGGAAAAACAAAATATAATACGATCAATTCTTTAATAGTGAATTTAGGATATTACGGTATTTGGTTTCTTTGTTATACGACCAACCATTTGAAAATGACAATGGATTTAATCATTCTGATGTTTGGTTGGGGCATGGTGCTTCACTTTTTAATTAGTCAAATTCAACAACAATTCTTCTTTAAAAAAGAAATGTTTAGAAATTACTTAGTACCTGGTTATTTACCAAGAAAATCAGCATTCCGACTTATTCTTAACAAAATCAGCGCGATTAAAAAATAA
- a CDS encoding phosphotransferase, translating to MREPFEQKFNQLLLENDDSTTYQEWSEEVIISMINQSFSKNEAIFNPDFLKTISRTPVIFDSLFKIISYRKSWLLKDNKYQLTQQENKENLETIFINPVLGLVCQALLSNQTSNKERNNLVIKILNFAWDFNQKQVENLKNIISKKNLLDLNLDENGFVSNQEQVYGNFILISLNVLPDISDEFFKLISEINHLVDELKFNKRFFTDGFSASLVYNQNKKVFKEISNNQIEYQCLTFLNENKFPYAPTYYGQENNNDIFAYFEGKTSYFVEEMPLSSTIQVAKCLKEMHQLSKPKLQGKVYVHDDLSPMNVIFKDQKLVGIIDWDHTKIGDDYEDLIFLCWVWINIGKYPFRDNEQIFKDLLAVIDAYHPEEETKNNFATKMMVLMDKRLANTPLKAINYNRVKQWVEWSQKWVELYREKITKEIG from the coding sequence ATGAGAGAGCCTTTTGAACAAAAATTTAACCAATTATTATTAGAAAATGATGATTCAACTACCTATCAAGAGTGGAGTGAAGAAGTTATTATCTCAATGATTAATCAAAGTTTTTCAAAAAATGAAGCGATTTTTAATCCTGATTTTTTGAAAACGATTAGCAGAACTCCAGTGATTTTTGATTCGTTATTTAAGATTATTTCTTATCGAAAATCTTGATTATTAAAAGATAACAAGTACCAACTAACTCAACAAGAAAATAAAGAAAACTTAGAAACAATTTTCATAAACCCAGTACTGGGTTTGGTTTGTCAAGCACTCCTTTCAAACCAAACTAGTAACAAAGAAAGAAATAATCTCGTCATTAAAATTCTTAACTTTGCTTGGGATTTTAATCAAAAACAAGTTGAAAATTTAAAAAATATTATCTCTAAGAAAAATCTTCTTGATTTAAATTTGGATGAAAATGGTTTTGTTTCTAATCAAGAACAAGTTTATGGTAATTTTATTTTGATTTCTCTCAATGTGTTACCAGACATTAGTGATGAATTTTTTAAATTAATTAGCGAAATCAATCATCTAGTTGATGAGTTAAAGTTTAATAAACGCTTTTTTACTGATGGATTTTCTGCAAGTCTAGTTTACAACCAAAATAAAAAAGTCTTTAAAGAAATTAGTAATAATCAAATTGAATATCAATGTCTTACTTTCTTAAATGAAAACAAGTTTCCTTATGCACCAACCTATTATGGTCAAGAAAATAACAATGATATCTTTGCTTATTTTGAAGGGAAAACGAGTTATTTTGTTGAAGAAATGCCTTTAAGCTCAACTATTCAAGTAGCTAAATGTTTAAAAGAAATGCACCAATTATCTAAACCAAAACTCCAAGGTAAAGTTTATGTTCATGATGATTTATCACCAATGAATGTAATTTTTAAAGATCAAAAATTAGTAGGAATCATTGATTGAGATCACACAAAAATTGGTGATGACTATGAAGATTTAATTTTTTTATGTTGAGTTTGAATCAATATCGGAAAATATCCATTCCGTGATAATGAACAAATTTTTAAAGATCTCTTAGCAGTAATTGATGCTTATCATCCAGAAGAAGAAACAAAAAACAATTTCGCCACTAAAATGATGGTTTTGATGGATAAACGCCTCGCTAATACTCCTTTAAAAGCGATTAATTATAATCGCGTTAAACAGTGAGTGGAGTGGAGTCAAAAATGAGTGGAATTATATCGAGAAAAAATCACTAAAGAGATAGGATAA
- a CDS encoding HAD-IIB family hydrolase, whose product MLWKELSVKIKRYFLGKESFMKLNNLNKKRLILVDLDGTILTNDGETMHPKTVEVLKEAMKNGHQVCIVTGRPYIASARQYEELGLTTLLTNFDGSHIHDPKARQFKRILFPISEPIIKEILNNPIINDACLNVMTEYYDKAMLKNQDDDLENFFHLNEMEAGTFTYNDPAHKWKGPANNIVLKLKDAKYKDDVMRMLTDFKDAVKIQTDTLYGVTRDSKALPVISLTNKIANKGNAACILAQYYNKDIRDVIAFGDQMNDYRMITAVGYGVAMINGSDTLKTVADGITWKSNHDGGVGYYLEQLLNGEEV is encoded by the coding sequence ATGTTATGAAAGGAATTATCAGTTAAAATTAAGAGGTATTTTCTTGGAAAGGAATCTTTTATGAAACTAAATAATTTAAATAAGAAACGCTTAATTTTAGTCGATCTGGACGGAACAATTTTGACAAATGATGGCGAAACAATGCATCCTAAAACCGTGGAAGTTTTAAAAGAAGCAATGAAAAACGGACACCAAGTATGTATTGTTACAGGCCGACCATATATTGCTAGTGCACGTCAATATGAAGAATTGGGTTTAACAACTTTGTTAACCAATTTTGATGGTTCCCACATTCATGATCCCAAAGCACGTCAATTCAAACGGATTTTATTTCCAATTAGTGAACCAATCATTAAAGAAATCTTAAATAATCCGATTATTAACGATGCTTGTCTTAACGTCATGACGGAATATTATGACAAAGCAATGTTGAAAAACCAGGATGACGATTTAGAGAACTTCTTTCACTTAAACGAAATGGAAGCAGGAACTTTTACTTATAATGACCCAGCCCACAAGTGAAAAGGACCAGCAAACAACATTGTCTTGAAATTAAAAGATGCCAAATATAAAGATGATGTCATGCGAATGTTAACAGATTTTAAAGATGCAGTTAAAATTCAAACCGACACCCTATATGGAGTAACTCGTGATTCTAAAGCATTACCTGTAATTTCTCTTACTAATAAGATTGCAAATAAAGGTAATGCTGCTTGTATTCTAGCTCAATACTACAACAAAGATATTCGTGATGTGATTGCTTTTGGAGACCAAATGAATGACTATCGAATGATTACAGCTGTGGGATATGGAGTGGCGATGATTAATGGATCTGATACTTTGAAAACTGTTGCTGATGGAATTACTTGAAAATCTAATCATGATGGTGGAGTTGGTTATTATTTAGAACAACTTTTAAACGGAGAAGAAGTCTAA